The following coding sequences are from one Xiphias gladius isolate SHS-SW01 ecotype Sanya breed wild chromosome 14, ASM1685928v1, whole genome shotgun sequence window:
- the LOC120798625 gene encoding fizzy-related protein homolog, producing the protein MDQDYECRLLRQINIQNENASPIKAVGAVRALTPTSSPLSSPSKHGDRFIPSRAGANWSVNFHRINEIEKSHNQNRKTKDGTTDSNKADGLAYSALLKNELLGAGIEKVQDPQSEDRRLQPSTPAKRSLFSYSVSTKRALPEEDGNTVSPYSLSPVSSNSQKLLRSPRKPTRKISKIPFKVLDAPELQDDFYLNLVDWSSLNVLSVGLGTCVYLWSACTSQVTRLCDLSVEGDSVTSVGWSERGNLVAVGTHKGYVQIWDAAAGKKLSVLEGHTARVGALAWNADQLSSGSRDRVILQRDIRAPPLQSERRLQGHRQEVCGLKWSTDHQLLASGGNDNKLLVWNHSSVLPVQQYTEHLAAVKAIAWSPHQHGLLASGGGTADRCIRFWNTLTGQPLQCTDTGSQVCNLAWSKHTNELVSTHGYSQNQILVWKYPSLTQVAKLTGHSYRVLYLAMSPDGEAIVTGAGDETLRFWNVFSKMRSTKESVSVLNLFTRIR; encoded by the exons ATGGATCAGGACTATGAGTGCAGGCTGCTTAGGCAGATCAACATCCAGAATGAGAACGCAAGCCCCATA AAAGCCGTAGGTGCTGTGCGAGCTCTGACACCCACCAGCTCCCCGCTGTCCTCCCCTAGCAAGCATGGTGATCGCTTCATTCCCTCCCGGGCCGGAGCCAACTGGAGTGTCAATTTCCACCGCATCAAT GAAATTGAAAAGTCGCACAATCAAAATAGGAAAACCAAAGATGGCACGACAGACAGCAACAAAG CGGACGGCCTGGCTTACTCGGCTCTGCTGAAGAACGAGCTGCTAGGAGCGGGTATTGAAAAAGTCCAGGACCCACAGTCAGAAGACCGCCGTCTGCAGCCATCTACTCCTGCCAAGAGGAGCCTTTTTAGT TACTCTGTGAGTACTAAGAGGGCTCTGCCAGAAGAGGATGGAAACACAGTATCTCCATATTCTCTATCACCTGTCAGTAGCAACAG CCAGAAACTGCTACGGTCGCCAAGGAAACCTACACGCAAAATATCCAAAATTCCTTTCAAAGTTCTGGATGCTCCAGAGCTACAGGATGACTTCTACCTCAATCTAGTGGACTGGTCTTCTCTGAATGTGCTCAGTGTTGGACTGGGTACCTGTGTCTACCTGTGGAGTGCCTGCACCAGCCAG GTGACACGTTTATGTGACCTTTCTGTAGAAGGAGATTCAGTAACATCAGTGGGCTGGTCAGAGAGG GGTAACCTGGTGGCAGTGGGGACTCATAAAGGCTATGTACAGATCTGGGATGCAGCAGCAGGGAAGAAGCTGTCTGTACTAGAAGGACACACAGCCAGAGTGG GTGCGTTGGCATGGAATGCGGACCAGTTGTCGTCTGGGAGCCGTGATCGGGTGATCCTGCAGCGGGACATCAGAGCCCCGCCTCTCCAGTCTGAGCGCCGTCTCCAaggacacagacaggaagtttGTGGGCTCAAGTGGAGCACAGACCACCAGCTGCTAGCCTCTGGTGGAAACGATAACAAG ctgctCGTGTGGAACCACTCGAGTGTCCTCCCAGTGCAGCAGTACACAGAGCACTTGGCTGCAGTGAAGGCCATCGCCTGGTCTCCCCACCAGCACGGCCTGCTGGCCTCTGGGGGCGGCACCGCCGACCGCTGTATCCGCTTCTGGAACACTTTGACGGGCCAGCCGCTGCAGTGCACCGACACCGGCTCTCAAGTCTGCAACCTGGCCTGGTCCAAGCACACTAACGAACTG GTCAGCACTCACGGTTATTCCCAGAACCAGATCCTGGTGTGGAAATATCCCTCTTTAACTCAAGTGGCCAAACTTACAGGACATTCCTACAGAGTACTCTACCTG GCCATGTCACCTGACGGAGAGGCCATCGTGACGGGGGCTGGAGATGAAACACTTCGGTTCTGGAACGTCTTTAGCAAGATGAGATCCACTAAA GAATCAGTTTCAGTGCTGAACCTCTTCACAAGGATCCGGTAG
- the plekhj1 gene encoding pleckstrin homology domain-containing family J member 1 isoform X1 has product MRFNEKELVSLSRQPSEMAAELGMRGPKKGDVVKKRLVKLVVNFLFYFRTDEEEPIGALLLEQCRVEREDSQSFSIAFLDEAERKYLFECDSEEQCGEWIDSIIKASYEFMRKNLIFYRTEIHRLTGKVRPFTAACQCTKCHTDGASLQHCHTIGMLTV; this is encoded by the exons ATGCGTTTCAACGAGAAGGAGCTGGTTTCTCTGAGCCGCCAGCCCTCGGAGATGGCAGCTGAGCTGGGGATGCGAGGTCCCAAGAAGGGAGACG TTGTAAAGAAGAGGCTTGTGAAACTCGTCGTCAACTTCCTCTTTTACTTCCGGactgatgaggaggag ccAATTGGAGCGCTGCTGCTGGAGCAGTGCCGggtggagagggaggacagCCAGAGCTTCTCCATTG CATTCCTGgatgaagcagagaggaagTATTTGTTTGAGTGTGACTCCGAAGAACAGTGTGGGGAGTGGATAGACTCCATTATCAAGGCCAG TTATGAGTTCATGAGGAAGAATCTGATATTCTATCGAACTGAAATCCACAGGCTCACTGGCAAGGTGAGACCCTTCACAGCAGCGTGTCAGTGCACTAAATGCCACACAGATGGTGCTTCTCTCCAACACTGTCATACCATAGGAATGCTTACAGTGTGA
- the sf3a2 gene encoding splicing factor 3A subunit 2, with amino-acid sequence MDFQHRAGGKTGSGGVASASESNRDRRERLRQLALETIDINKDPYFMKNHLGSYECKLCLTLHNNEGSYLAHTQGKKHQTNLARRAAKEAKEAPAQPAPAKVKVEVKKFVKIGRPGYKVTKQRDPETGQQSLLFQIDYPEIAEGIGPRHRFMSAYEQRIEPPDRRWQYLLLAAEPYETIAFKVPSREIDKAENRFWTHWNKETKQFFLQFHFKMEKAIPQSSGPAPPAGVKRPPPLMSGVGPRPLNDTMPPPPPGGMSVPPLPPGAPGAPQMPMPPMPMRPPPPEGLTISNN; translated from the exons ATGGATTTCCAGCATCGAGCTGGAGGGAAGACAGGGAGCGGCGGGGTGGCCTCTGCCTCTGAGAGTAACCGTGATAGAAGGGAGCGGTTACGTCAGCTGGCCCTGGAGACTATTGACATCAACAAGGATCCCTATTTTATGAAGAATCATTTAGGATCATACGAGTGCAAGCTTTGTCTGACACTTCATAACAATGAG GGAAGCTACTTGGCTCACACACAAGGGAAGAAACATCAGACCAACTT agcacGGAGAGCAGCCAAAGAGGCAAAAGAAGCTCCTGCTCAGCCAGCTCCAGCAAAAGTGAAAGTTGAGGTCAAGAAGTTTGTCAAAATTGGTCGACCAGGATACAAAG TAACCAAACAGAGAGACCCAGAGACCGGACAGCAATCTTTACTTTTCCAG ATTGACTACCCAGAGATCGCTGAAGGAATTGGACCAAGGCATCGTTTCATGTCTGCTTATGAACAGCGCATTGAGCCCCCTGATCGTCGCTGGCAGTACCTGCTGCTTGCTGCTGAGCCATATGAGACTATTGCCTTCAAA GTCCCCAGTAGAGAAATTGATAAGGCAGAAAACCGCTTCTGGACCCACTGGAACAAAGAAACTAAACAG tTCTTCTTGCAGTTTCACTTCAAAATGGAGAAAGCTATTCCCCAGTCCAGTGGTCCAGCACCTCCTGCAGGTGTGAAGCGCCCCCCTCCTCTCATGAGTGGAGTTGGACCACGCCCACTAAATGATACCATGCCCCCTCCCCCGCCAGGAGGGATGTCCGTCCCCCCTCTCCCACCTGGTGCCCCGGGTGCCCCCCAGATGCCCATGCCCCCCATGCCAATGAGACCGCCACCTCCTGAGGGCCTTACAATATCTAATAATTGA
- the plekhj1 gene encoding pleckstrin homology domain-containing family J member 1 isoform X2, which produces MRFNEKELVSLSRQPSEMAAELGMRGPKKGDVVKKRLVKLVVNFLFYFRTDEEEPIGALLLEQCRVEREDSQSFSIAFLDEAERKYLFECDSEEQCGEWIDSIIKASYEFMRKNLIFYRTEIHRLTGKDPLEQYGISDETRFQISNGLQLLPSDTSSL; this is translated from the exons ATGCGTTTCAACGAGAAGGAGCTGGTTTCTCTGAGCCGCCAGCCCTCGGAGATGGCAGCTGAGCTGGGGATGCGAGGTCCCAAGAAGGGAGACG TTGTAAAGAAGAGGCTTGTGAAACTCGTCGTCAACTTCCTCTTTTACTTCCGGactgatgaggaggag ccAATTGGAGCGCTGCTGCTGGAGCAGTGCCGggtggagagggaggacagCCAGAGCTTCTCCATTG CATTCCTGgatgaagcagagaggaagTATTTGTTTGAGTGTGACTCCGAAGAACAGTGTGGGGAGTGGATAGACTCCATTATCAAGGCCAG TTATGAGTTCATGAGGAAGAATCTGATATTCTATCGAACTGAAATCCACAGGCTCACTGGCAAG GACCCCTTGGAGCAATATGGTATATCAGATGAAACTCGCTTTCAGATCAGCAATGGGCTGCAACTTCTGCCGAGTGATACCTCCTCCCTGTAG